The DNA region GTCAGTGCCAACGAAAAGAGTATTTTCGTCTTTCCAATAGGCGTTGGTTTTTGCTTCGGGAATCTGGAAGCCATCTTTTACAAAGGATTTTGTTTTTAGGTCGAACTCACGAACCACGACAGCGTCTTTTCCGCCGCGGGACAAGTGAAGAAGGACTCGGTCATATCCGGGTTTGCGGAAGCTTGCGCCTTTCCATACCCAGTTTTCCTTTTCAGATTTGGCCAATTGATCCAAATCCAGAATGACTTCCCATTTCGGATTTGCTGTTTTGTAGCTATCAATGCTGGTTTTGCGCCATAGTCCGCGGGAGTTCTTTTCATCCTGCCAGAAGTTGTAAAGTTCCCCATTTGTCAGGGAGACGGCGGGAGTGCGGTCTTTCGCAAGGAAGATTTTGCGATAGTCAGCTTCGATGCTTTTGAATGCGGGATCATTTTTGAAATGCTTAAGCGTGATGTCGTTCTCGGATTTCGCGAAATCCAGGGCTTTTTGTCCCTCGACTTCCTCGAGCCAAATATAAGGATCTTGAGATTGCATGGACATGAGTTCTTGCTCCTTTTGGACAGAGGAGCTGGTGCAGCCTGAAACCAAAATGGCTGCAATCAAGAATTTGAAACGAGAAGAGGGGTTCATTTGCGCTCCGATGTGATCTAAAAATTAAAGATCAGATCGGAGCCGGAGACAAGGATTGCGCTTTACGCCGCAGCTTTTTCTGTATCCCAACCGGCCTTTTTGCGGCCGTTCAGCATCAAATTAAGCTCGTCAGTTGCTGCGCTTAGCGATTCGGCTTCGCCCATCAGTACACTGGAGGATTGAGACAGGTCTTCTGCCACGGCTGCGTTAGTCTGAGTCGTTTTGTCGATCTCACTCATAGCCTGGCTTAACTGCTTGATACCCAATGCTTGCTGTTGGCAGGCTTCGGAAATCTCGCCATTCAGGGCAGAAACCTTTTCGATAGAAGTAATAATTTTAGTCAGTGCTGAGCCGGAGTTGTCCGCAACTTTAGTTCCGCGTTCCGCTTGCCCAACGCTCTCTTTGATCAAGCCACTGATTTCTTTGGCAGCATTGGCAGATCTTTGTGCCAGAGTTCTGACAGCGTCTGCGACGACCGCAAAACCTTTTCCTTGCTCGCCAGCACGTGCGGCTTCAACCGCTGCATTCAGAGCCAGAAGGTTGGTTTGGAAGGCGATGTCATCAATGACGGAGATAATTTCCTCGATTTTTTTAGAACCGGTGTAGATCTCTTTCATATAAGTGATCAGTTGTTCGATTTCTTTACCACCTTCGGTGGCAGCGCGATTGCTTTCCGTGGAAAGTGTCGCAGCCGTGGCAGCGCCCTCGGCATTTCTTTGGATCATGCTGGACATTTCCTCCAAAGAAGCCACGGTCTCTTCGATTGAGGCAGCTTGAGTTGTTGATGACTGGGAAAGCTTCACATTTGATTCAGAGATGCTTTGTGATTTTGAAGTGGTTTCGGTCACAGAGTGATGAACACGGTCTACAACAAGCTTCAATGCATTGACCAGGCGTTTTTGGAACAGGAAGCCCATGCTGATAACCGAAAGAACCAGTACACAGATCATCCCAAGAAGTATTTGTTTTTTCTGAGTGCTGTCTTTGTCAGCTGAAGCCAGAAGTTCTGCTGTTTTTTTGTCAGTCTCTGTTGCAGCTTTATCCATTTGTTCAAATATTTTTTCTGCAATCGGATTTAAATTGTTCAGGATCTTGTTGGCAGATGTTGGTAAGTCGTTTTTAGCCAAGGAAGCTTGTATGTCAGTCCAGCTGGCTTCGTATTTTTCCAAGTCAGCATTGATGCTGTTGCAGTTTTCACCGCACTTTGCTTTCAGGGATTTTAATTCCTTTAAGAAGCCACCTACCAGCTCAACACGGATATCACGTGAATCTTTGTCAGTATCAGCAGCAATTGGCAGGATGTTGGAGTGAACCAAAGCCATGGATTTAATGATTTTATTTTGAATCGACAAAGAGGAAATGCCAAATTCACTGACGCTTCCAAGTGTCGTAAGCGCTTTTTGGCTTGTGTAAAAGAAAGCGCATCCTACTAGCAATACAAAAGATGCAGATGCAAATACATACAGTAACAATGATTTCCCGATGCCGATTTTCTTGAACACACGAAACTCCTTAGCATTTCTACCTATCTTTGATCGGTGTTGAGGACGAAAACTTAACCGAATTTTAAACACCTTTTCGTTGCAGATCGTTCATTTTCAAGACCTTGGTCATGTAAACTTGGAGTGTTTTACGGATGTTGGTCCTGAACCATCAAAACTAAAGTCGGGGTTAATCTCTTGACCTTCGTCAAACAATGTCAAGATTCATTGACCGAAAATCGAGGGAACTTCAGGCTTTCATGAGGACACCAAATGGAGGATGTTTATGGCAAAATGGGTCTTGATGACTCTGGCTACTGTGACACTTTTCTCTGGCCACGCAATGGCACAAGGCAAAGTTGAACTGGTTCAAGCGGCAGTTAAAAAAGCATGCAGCAAAGATATGGCGAATGACGAAGCTCTAAGACAAGTTAAGAATCTTTTCTTATCTTGTGTACCAGGGGACAAAGTCGACGTGGATGGCTGTAAAGTTCCATGTTTGAAAGAAAACGCTGGCGCCGTTGTTGGTCAATAACATCTCAAGGAAATTAACATCATGAAAAACAATTTTAAAAAAATCTCAGCAGCATTTATCGCAGGTATGTTGATGGTTCCGACAGTTAACGCGGCTACTCTTGAAGAACGCGTTTCTGAGTTGGAAGCAAATCAATCCCTGAACATCTTTAACTTCAGCGGAATGTTTCAAACTCGTTTTGATGATATTCTTAAAGCGTCACAAACTACCCCGAATACAGCCGGGAATCCGGCGTTTGATAATAGTGATTTGACGTATCTTCGTATGAAGTTTCAGTTTAATGTCGATGCCAATATTTCAAAAAATGTTAAGTTCTATTCGCGCTTAACCACGACGAAGCACTTCAATACGTTCTATCAGCAGGATCTAGCGGCAGCGACTGATTTGACATCTGCCAATTCTTACCGCGACTCCCATGTTGTGCTTGAAAAAGCTTACGCGGATTTCACGATCCCAGATACGGGCCTAAATTTCTTCATTGGACGTCTGCCAACAGTTGATGGTCAGCCACAGAATTACAAAGACGGTCGTGCCCGCATGGGTACTTACCCAATGTTGAGCTACAATTCCGTACTTGATGGTATGGGTTTATCTTATAAATTGGATCAATATATGCCAGAAGGTCACCAGTTGGCATTACGTGGTCTTTATACTCCATTTGGTCAATACTATGCAGGCTCGAACGGCACATATACGAATGCGCCAACAAACGGGCAGGGTGCAAATGTGAAAACAGCTGCGCCTGGCTATGGACTTATGATCGACTACGCTGTGAAGGATTTGAGCTGGGCTGACAATATGGGCTTGGTTTTGTTGAACTTCCAAAACTCCGATCTATATATTCCGGCTTCGGGAGGATTGTCTGACACCGGTAATCTAACAATCGGCATCGGTGGAACTACTTTGGCTTGGGAGTTAAACGGAATCGCACATTCGGGTTGGGATTTGTCATTGAGTTACCTTGCCAGCAAGTTGAAATCTAACGGTATCCTTAGCTCGGGCGCGCCAGTTGGTTTTGACACGAACTCATCCAGTGACGAAAATAAGGGAGATGTGTTCTTGTTATCAACTCGTTATACGCTGGGGACGTGGATCCTGGGTGGTGAATGGGTTCATGGTTCAGAGGATTCGTTTTACTATGCAACTGCTGCAGAAGAACTTACTAACTTCTATGGTACGCGTGGTGAGGGTTACCATCTTTATGTGACAAAAAAATTCGCCCAAAATGTCGCTTTCCGCGTGGGTTATATGTTGCAAGACTATGACTATACGCCGGCAACTGTCGGTGCTGCGTCCGCGACAGATCGTAAGATCGAAACTGCTTACGCAAATCTTCGTATGGATTTCTAATCGAATTAGTTTTCGTTTCCTGATTTGATAAAAAAAAGGCCGGTGCAATTGCATCGGCCTTTTTACTTTGGACAGAGTGTGTCCGCAATATACTAATTACTTAGTGCAAGAAACTGGGTAGATGTTGCCGTTAGCAGCCATGAAGCCAGAGTATGAACCATTGTCAGCGCTAACACCGAAGAAACCAGTGTTTCTGATTACGCCGTCATCAGTTTGCGCAGACTTTTCAGTCAAAGCCAAAGTTTGCAAGTAACCTTGTTTCAATTGGTTCGCAACAGTGCCTTTATCCAATTGAGCGAAGAAAGTGGAAGAACCAGTTTTTTCTTTAACTTCCATAGTCAGGAAATCAACAGAAGTATCGTCACCGATAGTGATGTTGATTGTTGCTGCTTTACCTTTGGAAGGTGCAGAGCATTTCAAAACAGTGGCATCAGCAAAAGCTGTAGAACCCGCAAGAACAAGAGCTGCTACGATCATTTTTTTCATTGAAGTCTCCTTAGTTGTTTAATTATTCAGTGGACCAGAACGAGGCTATTTCACCGACTATGGTCTAGCAACGCAAATGCATTGCGCAATATATGCGACTTGAACTCTATCACTGTAAGAACACACAGAATTTCGCAGTACCAAGGTCAAGTTCCTTACAGTCTTACCGATAGGTCATAAACGGGGGATAGTGATGAATAAAGGCGGATTGGTAGTTCTGGCCGGGTGTCTCATATTGGGATTTCAAAACTGCAGTCAGTCGAATCTGTCTGCCTCTGAGCTTCCTTCTCCTTCCAGCCATGTGGTCACTCCTGCATTAGGTGCTGACGCTGAATCATCTGCCATCACATCCGTTGAAGTTCCCGTCCCACAAGGAATCTTGTCGATTGATTCAAAGACTGGCCGAATTCAAGTGATCGATTCCTCGCAATCAGTGATCGAAGAATCCTGTCTGCAGCCTGCCGACTTGGCGGAACTACAAAGCTATCTGAAAGCGGGAAGTATCTGTGGCAAGCCAGTTCCTGAAGAGGACGTCATGTGTGCGCAATCTTATAGTGCGGGGTATGTATCGCTGATTCTCAATGATCAAAAAATGAATCTGGGCGAAAGCTATGATTCATGCGGCAGAGGTTATAAAGATATCTGTGATGAACAGGTAGCTCAATCTTTCCGCGGCCTGGTGGCATATATCCAGAAGAATTTCCACGGCATGCTTTGCGAATAGTACGAAAAAAAAAGGCCAGTGCAAATGCACCGGCCTTTTTTGTTTTTTGAATAAAGTAAGTCCTTACCTTAGAGGCCCAGCGTGCTGCGAACTTTTGTGAAGGCATCGCCCAGCTTGGAGCGATCCGGAGCTGCACCTTGTGCGAAATCCGGTCTGCCGCCACCTTTACCGCCCATGATTGCGGCTACTTCCTTCAGAACGTCTCCGGCTTTGTGGTCGCCAGTAATGTCTTTGGAAACAGATACAATAATAGGGTTTGAGCCATCACCTTGACCCACGACCACAACAATTCCGGATTGGATTTTGTTTTTCAAGTCGTCAGTGACTTTTGCCAAAACTTCGCGGTCATCCATCGGCACATCTGCCAGAACAAGTTTGGCGGCAACGCCGGATTTGGATTTAAACGTCATCGCTTTGCCAGCCAACTCGTCAACATTCACTTGGCCACCTTGAAGTTTCTTGATTTCCTTCTCAAGGGATTTGACCTGCTCTTTGATAGTCTCAACACGGTTTGCAAGTGTTGCCTTTTCGCCAGTGATTTCAAGGTGCTTCAAGTAGTGAGCGGATTTTTGCAATCCTGCCGCAGCCAATGCTTCATCCAAATGAACAATGGAGTTCATTGCGTATTTAACCGCTGCATCGCCAGTGATGGCTTCCACGCGACGAACGCCAGAGCTTACGCCGGATTCAGACACGATTTTAAAGAAGCGGATGCTGGAAGTGTTCTTCACGTGAGTTCCACCGCACAGCTCGCAAGAGAAATCCCCCATAGTCAGAACGCGTACGTCTGTGGAGTATTTTTCACCGAACAAGGCCATAGCCCCTTTTTCGATGGCTTGTTTGTGTGGCATCAACTCAGTTTGCACATCCAGGCTGCGAGCGATCTGCTCGTTCACCATGTCTTCGATCTTGCGGATCTCTTCTGTGCTTACCGGTTTGTTGTGTGTGAAGTCGAAGCGAGTTTTTTCAGCATCAACCAGGGAGCCCGCTTGTGTCACGTGAACACCTAGAACTTTACGAAGTGCTGCGTGCAACAAGTGAGTTGCGGAGTGGTTGCTGGCTGTGTTTCTTCTTTCAACAGGATCAACGCCAGTCACCACTTTTGCGCCGACCTTGAAGGAACCGTGTTCCACTTCCACATGATGAAGAACAATGTCGTCAATTTTAGTCGTATTGGCAACGCGGGCACGGTTGGTATCAAGCATGATGTAACCAACGTCGCCGGCCTGGCCGCCGCCTTCTCCGTAGAATGTTGTCGCATCAAGGATGATCAAGCCGGTGTCGCCCGTTTTAAGCTCGTTAACAACGGATTGACCGTTGGACAGGGCCATCACCGTACCATCACCGATAGTGCCGTTGTATCCCAGGAATGTTACGGATTTTCCGGACTGCAAGTAGTCCTTTGCAAACTTAATCATGTGAGCTTCGTCAGCTCCCATGGATTTGCCTTTCCAAGAAGCCTTGGATTTGGCGCGATTTGCTTCCATCTCTTTTTCGAAAGCCTCTTCGTTCACTTCGATGCCGTTTTCATTCGCAATCACGCGAGTAAGATCAGCAGGGAAGCCGTAAGTGTCGTACATGCGGAATACCACTTCGCCGGAAAGTTCTTTTGTTCCAGCTGCTTTGGCTTTGGCAAGTTCTGTAGTCAGGATCTCAGTGCCTTTATCCAGCGTCGCCAAGAAACGATCTTCTTCGTCACGGATGGTATTCAGGATATGATCACGACGAGTCACAAGCTCAGGGTAAACGGCACCCATGGAGTCGATCAAAGCTTCAGCCATACCTGGCAAGAAAGACTTATCAGCAGAAAGCTTACGACCATAACGAATCGCACGTCTCATGATTCGGCGAAGAACGTAACCACGGCCTTCGTTTGATGGCAATGCACCGTCAGCAATCAGGAATGAAGTGGAACGGCAGTGGTCAGCAAGAACGCGAAGTGCAGATGTTGTTTCTGCGGCTTTTGCGTCTGTTGCCAATACCTTTTTGTCTGAGATGTATTTTACGTTTCCGATTTTGCAAGCAAGTTGAATCATCGGTTGGAACAAATCCGTATCGTAGTTGTTGAACTGACCCTGCATAGCTGCAGTCACGCGCTCCAGACCTGCACCTGTGTCCACAGACGGTTTTGGCAGTGGAGTCAAAGTTCCTGGAGGATTTTCAAAGTACTGCATGAATACCAAGTTCCAGATTTCCACGAAACGGTCTTCACCAGCTTCGATACCTTTGAACGGATCTGCAATTGTTCCAGCGTCAGGGCCGTGATCGTAGAAGATCTCTGTACAAGGACCGCAAGGACCGGTGTCGCCCATTTTCCAGAAATTGTCTTTGTCGAAGCGGAAGATGCGATCGCGAGGGATGCCTTCCTGGTTGTGCCAAATGTCGGCTGCTTCATCGTCAGAAATGTGAACCGTTACATAAAGCTTTTCTTTTGGAATCGCCAAAGTTTTTGTCAGGAATTCCCAAGCAAAGTGAATCGCGTCTTTCTTAAAGTAGTCACCAAAAGAAAAGTTACCCAACATTTCAAAGAATGTGTGGTGACGTGCTGTGAAGCCCACGTTTTCCAAGTCATTGTGTTTACCACCAGCGCGCACGCATTTTTGCGAAGTCACGGCACGAGAGTAATCCCTTTTCTCAAGACCCAGGAAAGTGTTTTTGAACTGATTCATTCCGGCGTTTGCGAAAAGCAACGTCGGATCGTTCTCAGGGATCAATGAAGAAGAGGAGACAGCTTTGTGTCCGTTCTTCTCGAAGTATTTAATAAAAGCATTTCTGATCTCAGAGCTTTTCATAGATAACCTTTCTAACGGTCTCGGAATCAAACCCACGGGCAGCAAGCAGGCGTCCTACGCGCGCTTTGTCCTCATGGGAAAATTTAAAATCTTCATCAAACTTGTTGGCAACAATGGCCAGTGCCTTTTTCAGTTCAAGTGCACTGTCGGTCTCTATTGAAGGAAGGCCTTTTTCCTCAAGGTAACCGTTAATATAGTTTATACCTTTGTTGCGCAGGTGGAGCATGTCTGCCAATCGATAGGCAAGTTCCGAAGGCTCCTCCAACCAATTCTTATCCTTGGCATAGGAAATGGCTTCTTCGATTGCTTCGAGTCCACCCTCAACATCTGCAAACTTGCCGGACAATTTCGTTCTGAGTTCTGCTTCAGAATGTTCGCGACGTGCAATTATATCCATGATCTTGCGTTTGGCAGCGATCTTGGTTTCCTTGCTTTCATCCAGTTTTTGTTGCGGGTCTTTTTGTTCAGACATAGGCAGTTCCAAACTACTGTTACTGCCTAAGCAAGTCATGCTTTTTTCAGTGTAATTTCGGTCAGTTCGCAGAAGGTGCCAAGCCGTAAACTAGGCCCCCAGTAACCCGTTCCTTGATTGACATAGAGCTGCATATTTTTAATGCGGTAAAGGCCTTTCGGGTAGCGCTGAAAGAAAACGATCAGGAAGTTCCAAGGGAAGAACTGTCCACCGTGTGTATGCCCGGAAAGTTGCAGATCGAAGCCTTTGTCGCAGGCTTTGTCGGCAATGGCGGGTTGATGCGCCAGGAAAATCTTGAAAGCCTCAGGTTTCTGTTCGGAAACCAGCTTTTCAAGGTCGGCGGGTTCCTTGCCAAACTGGCGGGCCGCCGGGTCAGCGATTCCTGAAATCTGCAAGGTCGCGCCGTTGATTTCAAGGGTTTCGGTTTGATTCACAAGTACGTGATAACCGATGGAGCGGAATGCGGCTAAGCCCTCGTCAATATTCCAGTAGTACTCGTGGTTGCCGGCCACAAAATAGCAACCATGCTTTGCGCGAACAGTTTTAAGCAGATCAAATTCGGGCAGATGGCGAATGGCGTGATCGTCCAGAATGTCACCTGTGAAAACCACAATATCAGCATCCAGTTGATTGATCTTGCTTACTAAATTGCGCACGAAATTGACCGGCAGGCCCGCTGCCAGATGCAGATCTGTAACGTGCACGATGCGCAGATTGTTTAAGCCCGAAGGCAGTTTGTCGAATTGAACATTCAGTTTGATGACCTTGGCGCCCAATCGGACCACCAAAGTTCCCAGCAAAAGTAAAATAAATGGAACCACCAAAAGAATTCCCGTGGCCTGGGCGCTGTAAAGCTGGGTGCCGACAAACTCAGGCTGGGTGAAATTCAAAATAAAACCCACCAGATCACGCAGTATTACGAAGGAAAGTAAAAAGCTCATATAGGCCATCGAGAAATGGGCGGCGCTGAAATAGGGATCATGCCATGGTTTCGGCGTGGAGCGTGCCTCACTTCGCGACCAGAAAAACAATGGCATTGAGATGACGATGGCAAACAAAGTCGCAACGAATCCGACAACAAACAGGGCTTGTCCGATTGAAAGATCAGCATGCCTTACCAATTGATGGGTTATGTAAATAAAAATCGCAAAGAACAAACCGACGATAATCGCTTTAAATGCTGCCATTCCATTTTTATATCACGGGGGATTGTGTTTGCACAGGAAGTTGCAAAAACACAAATCCTCGAAGAGGCGCGTCAGTGATAAAATTTTATGAATGGTGGAGGTGTGTAGTGGCAATGAATAATGACTTCAAACAAGCTCGGGACTTTCTAATTTTGCATCGTGCGGATTACGACTATGCCACCAGAGAGTTTAAATGGCCGGAGCTGGTGAATTTTAATTGGGCCTTGGATTACTTTGACCCGATGGCTGAGGGCAACGGCAATCTGGCTTTGTGGATCACAGGTGGGGAAGGCAAGGAAGAGAAGTACACTTTCGCAGACATGTCGGCCCGCTCCTCTCAAGTGGCAAATTATCTTCGTCGGCTGGGGTTGAAGCGTGGGGATCACGTTTTGATGTACATGGGAAACGAAACGGCTTTGTGGGAATTGATGCTGGCTTGCATGAAGCTGGGTGCGGTGATGATTCCGACCAGTCCCTTGGTTTCATTGGATGAACTTCAGGATAGATTGGTTCGCGGCGAAGTGAAGTTGATTGCAACCACAGTGCGCGATGCTGGGAAGTTTGACGTTCAGACGCCGTCGGCAATCAAGCTGACAGTGGACGGGTCTTTCGAGGGCTGGCAGAACTATGCCGATGCCACTCAGGAAAGTGCGGAGTTTAAACCTGACGGTGATACCAAGGCGACAGATCCACTTCTGCTTTATTTTACTTCGGGAACGACGGCGAAACCCAAAATTGTTGAACACTCTCATCAAAGTTATCCGGTGGGACATTTATCAACGATGTATTGGATCGGTTTGCGTCCCGGCGACATTCACATGAATGTCAGTTCTCCGGGTTGGGCCAAGCATGCATGGAGCAGCTTCTTTGCTCCATGGAATGCAGAAGCGACGGTGTTTATCCATCGCCATGAACGCTTTGACGCCAAAATCATGATGGAGACGATGGAAAAAAACCGCGTCACTTCGGTGTGCGCGCCACCCACAGTATGGCGAATGTTGGCTGCGGAGGGTTTAAATCAGTACAAAATGAATTTGCGTGAAGCGGTCAGCGCCGGAGAGCCTTTGGATGCGGAGATCATTCGCACTTATCAGGATGCGTGGAAGGTGACCTTGCGTGATGGCTATGGTCAGACTGAAACCACTGCGCAAATAGGAAACTGTCCGGGTCAGGAAGTGCATCCAGGTACAATGGGAAAACCATTGCCGGGTTATAAAATCGCTCTCTTGGATCGGGACAATAACCCCGCTGACGAAGGGGAAGTTTGCATTGATTTGGGTGCCCGTGCCATTGGTGTTATGACGGGATACCGGGAGTCTGATATTGCGAAAAATACGACGGCCTCCTACTACCGAACTGGTGATATGGCGGCAAAGGGTGAGCACGGTGATTTTGTTTTTGTGGGACGCGGAGATGATGTGTTTAAGTGTTCGGACTATCGCATCAGTCCGTTTGAAATTGAAAGCGTGCTGCTTGAGCATCCGGCTGTGCGCGAGGTGGCCGTGATTCCAAGCCCGCATCCGTTGAGGCAGAATGTCCCGAAGGCTGTAATCTTTTTAGCTAAAGGTATGGAGCCGACCCGGGAGCTCGCATTGCAAATATTGAATCACTCACGTTCACGTTTGACCCCATTTAAACGTGTACGCCGTCTTGAATTTGGTGACTTGCCTAAGACTGCCTCAGGCAAAATTCGTCGGGTGGAGTTGCGTGTTCGTGAGCAAAAACGAGTAGCTGCGAATGAAAAATCCCAATATGAGTTCTGGGAGGAGGATTTCAAAGCGGTCCTGCCTGAAAGTTGGTCTCAGGATCTGCCATAGGTAGTGTGGACTAATATGCACTCGCATTCGAAAAATATTGGACGTAGTTCCGGCGCAGATGTCCTCTTTTCTTGATTAAATTGAAGTCACCAACCTGGAGTGGAGATCTTGGTTGGTGATGTTCATAAACAACTGGAGAGAGGTTATGTTGGAGCAAGAGAAGGAAGTTGCAAGAGAGACGGGAAAAAAAATCTTACATTCTATTTTGCATGAGATGTTGGATCATGCGGAGAAGGTCGTTGTGAACTACTCAGTGGGCGAACGCACGACGGTCTACAGAGTCGAGTGTCATCCACAAAGTCTGGGTCAGCTGATTGGCTCAAAGGGAAAAAACATCGGCGGCATCCGTGCGGTGATTTCAGCAATGATGGCAAGAAAAGGCATTCGCGCTATTATCGAGATCCCTTATGTGGCCCAGAACAATCGAATGGAATTTGCAGAGTAGTGTTCAGATTGGCGAAGCTCTCTCGAAGTGCAAGTCTTCCGTGGCACTTCGTAAAGAGAGAGAGCCTCGCTTCAAAATATAATCAAAAGCGGACCTTCAGTATTAGGCAGGTCCGCCGCCAAAGTCGAATCGCTAATTTTAATACCACCCATAAGTTTAACTCGTTGCGACACGCCTAAGTATTGGGCGCTCAAACCCCGCCGAAGCGCAGCGAAGGAGGGATTGGGATTGCCTCCTTTTAGGGGGCGTCGTACCTCTGTGGAATGAGAAAATTCCTTCTTAAATTGGCTACATTTTTTGGCGTCGGCCTGAGTCCCAAGGCGCCGGGAACCGTTGCTACAATTGCTACAGTCCCAGTGGTTTTGCTTTTTAACTGGGCGGGCCCGTTGTTTTACATGGT from Bdellovibrio sp. GT3 includes:
- a CDS encoding methyl-accepting chemotaxis protein, coding for MFKKIGIGKSLLLYVFASASFVLLVGCAFFYTSQKALTTLGSVSEFGISSLSIQNKIIKSMALVHSNILPIAADTDKDSRDIRVELVGGFLKELKSLKAKCGENCNSINADLEKYEASWTDIQASLAKNDLPTSANKILNNLNPIAEKIFEQMDKAATETDKKTAELLASADKDSTQKKQILLGMICVLVLSVISMGFLFQKRLVNALKLVVDRVHHSVTETTSKSQSISESNVKLSQSSTTQAASIEETVASLEEMSSMIQRNAEGAATAATLSTESNRAATEGGKEIEQLITYMKEIYTGSKKIEEIISVIDDIAFQTNLLALNAAVEAARAGEQGKGFAVVADAVRTLAQRSANAAKEISGLIKESVGQAERGTKVADNSGSALTKIITSIEKVSALNGEISEACQQQALGIKQLSQAMSEIDKTTQTNAAVAEDLSQSSSVLMGEAESLSAATDELNLMLNGRKKAGWDTEKAAA
- a CDS encoding DUF3373 family protein, with the protein product MKNNFKKISAAFIAGMLMVPTVNAATLEERVSELEANQSLNIFNFSGMFQTRFDDILKASQTTPNTAGNPAFDNSDLTYLRMKFQFNVDANISKNVKFYSRLTTTKHFNTFYQQDLAAATDLTSANSYRDSHVVLEKAYADFTIPDTGLNFFIGRLPTVDGQPQNYKDGRARMGTYPMLSYNSVLDGMGLSYKLDQYMPEGHQLALRGLYTPFGQYYAGSNGTYTNAPTNGQGANVKTAAPGYGLMIDYAVKDLSWADNMGLVLLNFQNSDLYIPASGGLSDTGNLTIGIGGTTLAWELNGIAHSGWDLSLSYLASKLKSNGILSSGAPVGFDTNSSSDENKGDVFLLSTRYTLGTWILGGEWVHGSEDSFYYATAAEELTNFYGTRGEGYHLYVTKKFAQNVAFRVGYMLQDYDYTPATVGAASATDRKIETAYANLRMDF
- the alaS gene encoding alanine--tRNA ligase; its protein translation is MKSSEIRNAFIKYFEKNGHKAVSSSSLIPENDPTLLFANAGMNQFKNTFLGLEKRDYSRAVTSQKCVRAGGKHNDLENVGFTARHHTFFEMLGNFSFGDYFKKDAIHFAWEFLTKTLAIPKEKLYVTVHISDDEAADIWHNQEGIPRDRIFRFDKDNFWKMGDTGPCGPCTEIFYDHGPDAGTIADPFKGIEAGEDRFVEIWNLVFMQYFENPPGTLTPLPKPSVDTGAGLERVTAAMQGQFNNYDTDLFQPMIQLACKIGNVKYISDKKVLATDAKAAETTSALRVLADHCRSTSFLIADGALPSNEGRGYVLRRIMRRAIRYGRKLSADKSFLPGMAEALIDSMGAVYPELVTRRDHILNTIRDEEDRFLATLDKGTEILTTELAKAKAAGTKELSGEVVFRMYDTYGFPADLTRVIANENGIEVNEEAFEKEMEANRAKSKASWKGKSMGADEAHMIKFAKDYLQSGKSVTFLGYNGTIGDGTVMALSNGQSVVNELKTGDTGLIILDATTFYGEGGGQAGDVGYIMLDTNRARVANTTKIDDIVLHHVEVEHGSFKVGAKVVTGVDPVERRNTASNHSATHLLHAALRKVLGVHVTQAGSLVDAEKTRFDFTHNKPVSTEEIRKIEDMVNEQIARSLDVQTELMPHKQAIEKGAMALFGEKYSTDVRVLTMGDFSCELCGGTHVKNTSSIRFFKIVSESGVSSGVRRVEAITGDAAVKYAMNSIVHLDEALAAAGLQKSAHYLKHLEITGEKATLANRVETIKEQVKSLEKEIKKLQGGQVNVDELAGKAMTFKSKSGVAAKLVLADVPMDDREVLAKVTDDLKNKIQSGIVVVVGQGDGSNPIIVSVSKDITGDHKAGDVLKEVAAIMGGKGGGRPDFAQGAAPDRSKLGDAFTKVRSTLGL
- a CDS encoding regulatory protein RecX, whose amino-acid sequence is MSEQKDPQQKLDESKETKIAAKRKIMDIIARREHSEAELRTKLSGKFADVEGGLEAIEEAISYAKDKNWLEEPSELAYRLADMLHLRNKGINYINGYLEEKGLPSIETDSALELKKALAIVANKFDEDFKFSHEDKARVGRLLAARGFDSETVRKVIYEKL
- a CDS encoding metallophosphoesterase, whose protein sequence is MAAFKAIIVGLFFAIFIYITHQLVRHADLSIGQALFVVGFVATLFAIVISMPLFFWSRSEARSTPKPWHDPYFSAAHFSMAYMSFLLSFVILRDLVGFILNFTQPEFVGTQLYSAQATGILLVVPFILLLLGTLVVRLGAKVIKLNVQFDKLPSGLNNLRIVHVTDLHLAAGLPVNFVRNLVSKINQLDADIVVFTGDILDDHAIRHLPEFDLLKTVRAKHGCYFVAGNHEYYWNIDEGLAAFRSIGYHVLVNQTETLEINGATLQISGIADPAARQFGKEPADLEKLVSEQKPEAFKIFLAHQPAIADKACDKGFDLQLSGHTHGGQFFPWNFLIVFFQRYPKGLYRIKNMQLYVNQGTGYWGPSLRLGTFCELTEITLKKA
- a CDS encoding AMP-binding protein is translated as MNNDFKQARDFLILHRADYDYATREFKWPELVNFNWALDYFDPMAEGNGNLALWITGGEGKEEKYTFADMSARSSQVANYLRRLGLKRGDHVLMYMGNETALWELMLACMKLGAVMIPTSPLVSLDELQDRLVRGEVKLIATTVRDAGKFDVQTPSAIKLTVDGSFEGWQNYADATQESAEFKPDGDTKATDPLLLYFTSGTTAKPKIVEHSHQSYPVGHLSTMYWIGLRPGDIHMNVSSPGWAKHAWSSFFAPWNAEATVFIHRHERFDAKIMMETMEKNRVTSVCAPPTVWRMLAAEGLNQYKMNLREAVSAGEPLDAEIIRTYQDAWKVTLRDGYGQTETTAQIGNCPGQEVHPGTMGKPLPGYKIALLDRDNNPADEGEVCIDLGARAIGVMTGYRESDIAKNTTASYYRTGDMAAKGEHGDFVFVGRGDDVFKCSDYRISPFEIESVLLEHPAVREVAVIPSPHPLRQNVPKAVIFLAKGMEPTRELALQILNHSRSRLTPFKRVRRLEFGDLPKTASGKIRRVELRVREQKRVAANEKSQYEFWEEDFKAVLPESWSQDLP
- a CDS encoding KH domain-containing protein, with product MLEQEKEVARETGKKILHSILHEMLDHAEKVVVNYSVGERTTVYRVECHPQSLGQLIGSKGKNIGGIRAVISAMMARKGIRAIIEIPYVAQNNRMEFAE